From a region of the Malania oleifera isolate guangnan ecotype guangnan chromosome 12, ASM2987363v1, whole genome shotgun sequence genome:
- the LOC131143776 gene encoding DEAD-box ATP-dependent RNA helicase 36 encodes MDDERTLVDENFPLFKPSVKPIATTTTATTTTTAAQDLKPKLIKRTNPSSVSTTFADLGLAEWAVQTCKELGMKKPTPVQEHCIPRILAGNDVLGLAETGSGKTATFALPILHRLAQDPYGVFALVVTPTRELADQLADQFRALGSCLNLRCAVVIGGMDMITQSKTLMQRPHVVIATPGRIKVLLEGNPDVSAVFSKTKFLVLDEADRVLDVGFEEELKVVFQCLPKNRQTLLFSATMTSDLQTLLELSANTAYFYEAYEGFKTVESLKQQYIFIPENVKDVYLLYILSKMEDMDIRSAIIFVSTCRSCHLLSLLLEELDLETAALHSFKAQSLRRTTLQQFKSGRVPVLLATDVASRGLDIPTVDLVINYDVPRYPRDYVHRVGRTARAGREGLALSFVTQNDVVLIHEIEAILGKQLDKFDCKENEVLSDITKVYKARRVAKMKMMDEGFEEKERERKALKLRALAQKGLLKRKSRKRKRVVSAKMVD; translated from the exons ATGGATGACGAACGAACCCTAGTTGACGAGAACTTTCCCCTCTTCAAACCCTCCGTAAAACCCATCGCCACCACAACCACAGCCACGACCACAACCACCGCCGCCCAAGACCTTAAACCTAAGCTCATTAAACGAACTAACCCCTCCTCAGTCTCCACCACATTCGCCGACCTCGGCCTCGCCGAATGGGCTGTCCAAACTTGCAAGGAGCTCGGCATGAAGAAGCCGACGCCGGTCCAAGAGCACTGCATTCCCCGGATTCTCGCCGGCAATGATGTCCTGGGGCTGGCAGAGACCGGCAGCGGCAAGACTGCGACTTTTGCTCTGCCAATCTTGCACCGCCTCGCCCAGGACCCGTACGGTGTGTTCGCGCTTGTGGTGACACCCACGAGGGAGCTCGCGGATCAATTGGCAGATCAGTTCCGCGCTCTCGGGTCGTGTTTAAATTTGAGGTGTGCGGTAGTGATAGGAGGGATGGACATGATCACACAGTCGAAGACCTTAATGCAGCGGCCGCATGTGGTTATTGCCACTCCGGGGAGGATTAAGGTTCTTCTCGAAGGGAATCCCGATGTTTCTGCTGTTTTCTCTAAGACAAAG TTCCTAGTTTTGGATGAAGCAGATAGAGTTTTGGATGTCGGCTTTGAAGAGGAATTGAAAGTGGTGTTTCAGTGTTTGCCAAAAAATCGGCAAACTTTATTGTTTTCTGCAACAATGACAAGTGATCTGCAAACATTACTTGAGCTCTCTGCAAATACCGCATACTTTTATGAGGCATATGAAGGCTTCAAGACTGTTGAATCTCTTAAGCAGCAATATATATTTATTCCTGAAAATGTGAAGGATGTTTATCTTCTCTACATTTTGTCTAAAATGGAAGATATGGATATTCGCTCAGCCATCATATTTGTTTCTACCTGCAG AAGTTGTCACCTTCTTAGTTTGTTACTGGAAGAGCTTGATCTGGAGACTGCTGCATTGCATTCCTTCAAAGCTCAATCTCTAAGGCGCACGACACTGCAACAATTTAAATCTGGACGGGTTCCCGTATTGCTTGCAACTGACGTTGCCAGCCGTGGCTTGGACATTCCTACAGTTGATCTGGTTATCAATTATGATGTTCCAAG GTATCCAAGGGACTATGTTCATCGAGTGGGACGTACTGCAAGGGCAGGCAGGGAGGGGCTGGCTTTAAGCTTTGTTACTCAG AACGATGTGGTTCTTATTCATGAAATAGAAGCTATTCTTGGCAAACAATTGGATAAGTTTGATTGCAAAGAGAATGAGGTTCTCTCTGATATCACAAAG GTTTATAAGGCCAGACGTGTGGCAAAAATGAAGATGATGGATGAGGGATTTGAGGAAAAAGAAAGAGAGCGAAAAGCACTGAAGCTCAGGGCACTGGCCCAAAAAGGTTTGTTGAAGAGAAAGagtagaaagagaaagagagttgTATCAGCTAAAATGGTGGATTGA